TAACCCGGCGTATACTTCTTCGTAGCGATTGTTGCGATGTTCAGTCCAGCCGTTCTCGACACCTACGACCCCGCCAACCGCTTGAAGGTGGTAGCCATTCATCCGGATTCGGGTTCCCAGACGTTGGCGAGCTACACTTATGCTGGCGATGGTCTCAGGAGAACCGAGCACGAACCAGGGAAGTCCCCTGGTCACCTTGATCTGGGACGGCGAGGACATGTTGGGAGAGATACTCTGAGATGGCGATGAGTGTTCGCTACACGAATATCAACGGCCAGATCGTGGCCGAGAAGCGCTCGGGGACGCGCAAGATCTACTCATCGGACGCCCTGGGCAGCACGGTTTCGCTCTACAGCGGTCTGACCAAGACCGACTCCTTCACCTACTGGCCGTATGGTGAGACCAGGACCAGCAGCGGCTCGACTCCGACCAAGTACAAGTTCGTTGGGACGCTGGGATGCCGCGAACAAGCCGATGGCGGCATCTACATGAGGGCCAGAGTCGAGGAGCCGGAGAATGGCAGGTGGATGACCGTGGATCCGTTGTGGCCTGTGGAGTCAGCGTATGGTTATGCTTGGATGTCGCCCTCTTCATACGTGGACGCAAGCGGAACAAGACCAGACGAGATTATGACTGACTGTTGCGAAAGAGCGTATAGACGCTATTTGGAATGCGCTCTCAACTCCGCGTCAGGCGCAAACCTGGCCATAGCGATCGGGCTCACCGTCGGAACTTCTGCGTTAGGTTTTGGGCTTAGTGCTGGCATCGGCCTTGGTTACATTGCCGTTTGCGAGCTGCAGGCGGAATTTGAAAAGAGTGCTTGCGGGCTTGCCTATGCGGTGGACCATCTAATGTGCTCAGCCAACTATGTGTGCCGCCAGCCAAAATACAAGGAGATATGCAAGGCGATTTTTGGACATTGCTACAAACAGTTCCCCGACCAACCGTTCCTGTCTGAGTGTCTGAGGTCCGGGTTCACGCGTCTGCTGCGTCATGTCCCGCACCCCGAGTGCCCTCCGAAGGATTTCGACCCTTGGACAAACCGGTGAATCTCAATGGTTTCTTGGGATGGTTGGCTCTCTTGATAGTCGTCGTCCTGATGACCGTGGCTATGCCAAATGTAGCGCAGAGAGTTGTGTCAGTTCCTTCCTATGCCCAAGATACAACTGCTGTATTATCCGCTGTGACTTCAATATTCAGTTGGATTTTATACGGGCATTCGCTGGCCAAGCTAAGAGATGGAAGGACTCGGTTTCCTCGCCTGCCGGTTTGGAGGGACTTCGTTTGGACAACCGTTTTGGTTGTCTCGGCGTCCTTCGCGTTGACTGGCTTCTATGCCGCACTTCACATTGCTATTCGAAAACTTTGATTGCGGAAATTCGGCCGCTTCGCAATACACTATGAGTTCGTTGTCAAGAACCAGGAGGGATCGAGTCCGCGGTCCTACAGCTACAACGAGGTCGACCGGTTGGTAACGATGGTTCAAGGGGCTACCAAGTTCACCTACAGATACGACGGCGATGGCCTGAGACGGACCGAACATGAATCGGCCGGGGCGCTATACTTGTTTCGTAGCGATTGTTGCGATGTTCAGTCCAGCCGTTCTCGACACCTGCGATCCCGCCAACCGCTTGAAGGTCGTGGCGATTCATCCGGACCCGGGTTCCCAGACCTTGGCGAGCTACACTTATGCTGGCGATGGTCTCAGGAGAACCGAACACGAACCAGGGAAGTCCCCTGGTCACCTTGATCTGGGACGGCGACGACATGTTGGGAGAAGTCTGAGATGGCGATGAGCGTTCGTTACACGAATATCAACGGCCAGATCGTGGCCGAGAAGCGCTCGGGAACGCGCAAGTTCTACTCATCGGACGCCCTGGGCAGCACCGTGGCGCTCTACAGCGGTCTGACCAAGACCGACTCCTTCACCTACTGGCCGTATGGCGAGACCAGGACCAGCAGCGGCTCGACTCCGACCAAGTACAAGTTCGTTGGGAACCTTGGGATGCCGTGAACAAGCCGATGGCGGCATCTACATGAGGGCAAGGGTTGAGGACCCTGAGGATGGAAGGTGGATGACCGTGGATCCGTTGTGGCTGGTCGAGTCGGCGTACTCATATGCGCTAAATAGCCCTGCTTCCATTGCTGATCCGTCAGGGGCCAAGAGTACATCGCTGATATATGTCGCTATGAAGCCTAAGGGAGTCTACCCAAGCGACTGCGTTGTCAGGGTTTGCTCGAGTTACGGGTATGCAGACGATGACAGATACATTTGGGACCCATTCGTCGTGACACATCAGTTTGTTTGTGCGGTTACGCCAACCGGTCGAACGTGCGCATGGGGCAGGGGTGGCTCCGATGAGGAGCGCCAGTGCCGGGACGATGCCTCCGAGGGATTTCCTATTCGCTGCCGGACAGTGAGCACGAGTTGCAGAATAGCTGTGGCCGCGTGCCCTTGCATTGAGAAACTACGGTCAGCCCCCCCCCACTCTACTCTATACCCTTTGGCACATGCTACCGATCGAAGGTAGATGTGGTAGATTGCATGTTTGAGCTGCTTGGGGAGTTACCGTGGTTTGAATTTGGCAGCAAGACCATGGACACTAGCCACATGCTGCCTCAACCATACTGACGTGGTTGTTCATATCCCTTCTCACAGGCAATGGCGGGTATGGTAGCGCAACTCTACCTGTACTCGACCATCGCTTTGCATAGGAACGATGAGCGTAATCAACAAGATCTCTTGCCTTCTCATGACACTTGTCCTTGGTGTCCTCCTGTTTGTTGGAGGATTTGCACTGGGGACCTACAGCGGAGCGAGGCGAGTCATGATAACTGCTTCGGGACCGGTCACGAACACTATCTACAGTTATGCTCAGGATGGCAAGTACGATGCCTTGGTTAGGCAGAAGTTGGCGACTCCATCTGTAGTGGCCTCGCTTAAAGCCTCGGTGACTAACGCCGGCCCTATCGTGGGCTTTGAAGTCGTTGAAGTATTCGTCGGCCCGCTGGGCCTTCCCGCAACCGTTACGGTTCTCGTTGAGCGCGAAACCGGGACCTACACTGAGACGGTCATGTTCAACTCGTTGTTCAAAGCCGACGTTGTCACTGTATTGCCTAAGTCGAGATGAGACAGGTCGGGGTTCGTTGACCACGGTCATCTGGGACGGAGATGACACGATCATGGAGAAGAGCTGATGGCAACGGTTCGTTACACGGTCATCAACGGGCATATCATTGCTGAAAAGAGGGACGGCGTGCGCCAGTTCTACTCCTCGGACGCCCTTGGCAGCACCGTAGCACTCTACAGCGGATCCAACCAAGACCGACGCCTTCAGTTATTGGCCGTACGGGGATGCGCGGACCCGCACAGGCAGTACGCCCACAAAGTAGAAATGCGTCGGCACCCTCTGATGCAGAGAACAGGCGGACGGCGGCATCTACATGCGGGCCAGAGTCGAGGACCCTGAGGATGGTAGGTGGATGGCTGTGGATCCGTTGTGGCCGATGGAACCAGGCTATGAATATAACGCATGATCTCGACTTGTGGGAGGACATTCGAACACGCTACGCTGCCCATAGTCCGAAGTGCTATAAGGTAACTAAGCCGAAGAAATCGGGTGCGATTATTGAGGACACGGACTCCAAGCTCGGTGAATTGCTCAAATATATTGATAGCCACGGAGAAACATCTGATGCGTCATTCTTTTCTACGTGCGCTAACAAAGTCCGGGTCGCCGCGGAAGTGTTATGCAAAGGCATCATTGTCAAGGCGACGAGCGGGACGCCAAATCCGGTCACCCTCTTCGAATTGAACAGGAAGCTTCTTCCTGACTTGCTCCCCAAGGCAAAGCCGTACCTGGTCGACGGGAAGGACGGGCCTGTCCTAGAGTCGATCGCAAGGAAGACCAATCCCGGCAGCCATGATGATGTACGGAATACTCGGCGGTGTCCCGAATCTAGTTGAAACTTTGTACTGAGCCCCCTTCCGGAGGGTAAACCCCCGGTTGTACTCACCAAAAGTCAATTGCAGCATCCAATATAGCTCCCATGCCCAATTGATCGGCTGTCCCCATTGATCCCACAGCCCAGACACACTTTCGGATTTGGAACCCGGCAAGATCGATTCTATCCATCAAGCCCTTGCATTTGAATGCAAACACTCCGGCTGGGCCAGGAGGAGGGTTCTAATCGCGTCTAACAGGGCCCACCACTGTTACCGCAGATGTTTGGTGACTCTGTCTTCGTGCGATCACCTTCTTCGCGCTCCGAGCACTCTTGGCAGCCGCCACGGGCCTCTGACTCACCCGTAGAGCATGGTCGGCGTTCTGCGACCCGGCCTCTCCAGAGATTCCCACCTCCCTCCTCCCACAGGCACAACTTTCAGTGATATACTATATTTCAGCACGTGCTGAAAATGATTCAAATGCATCCTCCTCCAGCAAATCCAGAGCGGCAAAAGCGGGACATTATCCGAAAGATCCTGTCCCGCATGCCCAATGCAGGCGTCGAGATCGTCGAGTCTCACAATCGCGAGTGGGACTTCGAGGCGCGCGTCAACACAGGCGCAGGCGAACGAACGCTCGTGTGCCAAGCCAAATCTCGAGCCTGGCCCAACGAACTTCACGCGATCGCCTACCGCATGCATCGAGCAATCGAACAGCTTGGGAACGGCCGGCTCATTCCTGTGCTCGTCGCACCCTACGTGTCCCCCCAGGCAGCCGAGTCCTGCCGTGAACTCGGATTGTCCTGGGCGGACCTCGCGGGGAACTGCGAGCTGCACATCGACGAGGCCTTCATTCACGTGCAAGGACTGCCAAATCCCTTCCGGAAAGGTCGCGGCACCGCGTCGCTCTATAGTCCGAAGTCTTCAAGGGTCGTGCACGCGTTGCTTATCGACCCCAAACGACCCTGGACCACGGAGGACCTGGCAATGGCGTCGGGAGTCAGCCTGGGGCAGGTTGCGAGCGTGAAGAAACTCCTTGCAACGAACCGTTGGAT
The Fimbriimonadaceae bacterium DNA segment above includes these coding regions:
- a CDS encoding type IV toxin-antitoxin system AbiEi family antitoxin; translation: MPNAGVEIVESHNREWDFEARVNTGAGERTLVCQAKSRAWPNELHAIAYRMHRAIEQLGNGRLIPVLVAPYVSPQAAESCRELGLSWADLAGNCELHIDEAFIHVQGLPNPFRKGRGTASLYSPKSSRVVHALLIDPKRPWTTEDLAMASGVSLGQVASVKKLLATNRWIRASYGHTVLTEPRKLLADWSNHYKPKRSTVHLFTLDAPAVLEERIASTVPDYAFTEFSAADRYAPYTRYQRVAFYVPGWDEQLSNALDLKSGDGASNVTVYVTGAPIPHVEEAAHARCVSPVLVYLDLLQLPGRGQDAAEHLLASAIEPRWR